In one Agathobacter rectalis ATCC 33656 genomic region, the following are encoded:
- a CDS encoding M18 family aminopeptidase, giving the protein MKQEKLFDLLKAAVSPCECVKAAKQELLENGFEEIDYTGDWKLVRGGRYVLNHHDTTMFAFTVGSGYNKKDMVRIAAAHTDYPYLRIKPNPDFMTNSYAQVNVEVYGGPILNTWFDRPLGVAGRVAIKSEDVFNPRMVLYRSKKPVMIIPNLAIHMNRDVNKGVGINNQVDLMPVLDSITEDEMTTDYFLSFLARELSVEKSDIIDFELNTFCMEEPCFVGVNDTMISSPRIDNQSSCRALLDAIEDGNRADGINIIALFDHEEIGSNSKQGAASIMLHDMLRRILRNMDLSENEIDESIYDAMLLSVDVAHALHPNKKEKMDITNMPVMGKGFCIKQACSQSYATDAQAIAILCQLCDEKGIPYQRFVNRSDSRGGSTLGSIAGTLLPVKTVDIGIPILAMHSACELMGVRDMKALSDCVTAFFGYH; this is encoded by the coding sequence ATGAAACAGGAAAAATTATTTGATTTACTAAAAGCGGCTGTTTCACCATGCGAGTGTGTGAAGGCTGCAAAGCAGGAGCTTTTGGAAAACGGATTTGAGGAGATAGATTATACAGGCGACTGGAAGCTTGTGCGCGGTGGCAGGTATGTCTTAAATCACCATGATACGACCATGTTTGCGTTTACTGTAGGAAGCGGCTACAACAAAAAGGATATGGTGCGAATAGCGGCAGCTCACACAGACTATCCATATCTTCGCATAAAGCCAAATCCGGATTTTATGACAAACTCATATGCACAGGTTAATGTAGAGGTGTATGGAGGACCGATTTTAAACACATGGTTTGACAGACCTCTCGGAGTGGCAGGGCGCGTAGCTATAAAGAGTGAGGATGTGTTCAATCCGCGTATGGTGCTATATAGGTCCAAAAAGCCTGTCATGATTATTCCAAATCTTGCCATTCATATGAACAGGGATGTGAATAAGGGGGTCGGAATAAATAATCAGGTGGATCTGATGCCGGTGCTTGATTCAATAACTGAGGATGAAATGACCACGGATTATTTCCTTAGTTTTCTGGCTAGAGAGCTGTCTGTGGAAAAGAGCGATATCATAGACTTTGAGCTCAATACATTTTGTATGGAGGAGCCTTGCTTTGTCGGTGTGAATGACACCATGATTTCATCACCAAGAATCGACAACCAGTCATCCTGCAGGGCACTTCTTGATGCCATAGAGGATGGAAACAGGGCTGATGGAATAAACATCATAGCGCTTTTCGACCATGAGGAGATTGGAAGTAACAGTAAGCAGGGCGCGGCCTCTATAATGCTTCACGATATGCTCAGACGTATTTTAAGAAATATGGACCTTTCAGAAAATGAAATAGATGAGAGCATATATGATGCCATGCTTTTGTCTGTCGATGTGGCTCATGCGCTTCATCCTAATAAAAAGGAAAAGATGGATATCACAAATATGCCTGTCATGGGAAAAGGCTTTTGTATCAAGCAGGCGTGCTCGCAGTCGTATGCTACGGATGCGCAGGCTATTGCTATTCTATGTCAGCTGTGTGATGAAAAGGGCATACCTTACCAGCGTTTTGTGAACCGTTCGGACAGCCGTGGCGGCAGCACACTGGGCTCGATTGCAGGTACGCTTTTGCCGGTGAAGACTGTGGATATAGGTATACCTATTCTTGCAATGCACTCAGCCTGTGAGCTTATGGGAGTACGCGACATGAAAGCCTTAAGCGACTGTGTGACGGCCTTTTTCGGGTACCATTAA
- a CDS encoding branched-chain amino acid aminotransferase, with protein MEKKDIDWSNLSFGYQETDYSYVSNYKDGKWDDGQLTKDHTVTLNECAGVFQYAQTCFEGLKAYTTEDGRIVCFRPDLNAQRLKDSCERLEMPVFPEDRFVKAVEEVVKANAAWVPPYGSGATLYIRPYIMGTNAVIGVKPADEYQFRILVTPVGPYFKGGAKPITIRVSDFDRAAPHGTGHIKAGLNYAMSLHAIVDAHAQGFAENMYLDPATRTKVEETGGANFIFITKDGTFVTPKSDSILPSITRRSLMVVAEKYLGLKVEHREVLFDEVKDFAECGLCGTAAVISPVGKIVDHGKEICFPSGMDEMGPVTKKLRDTLTGIQMGHIDGPDGWVHEIKCD; from the coding sequence ATGGAAAAGAAGGATATCGATTGGTCAAACCTTAGTTTTGGCTACCAGGAAACAGATTACAGCTATGTTTCTAATTATAAAGATGGAAAGTGGGACGATGGACAGCTCACAAAGGATCATACAGTGACACTTAATGAGTGTGCGGGAGTATTCCAGTATGCACAAACATGCTTCGAGGGACTTAAGGCATACACAACAGAGGATGGCAGAATTGTCTGCTTCAGACCTGACTTAAACGCACAGCGTCTTAAGGATTCATGTGAGAGACTTGAGATGCCTGTATTCCCGGAGGATAGATTTGTAAAGGCAGTTGAGGAAGTAGTAAAGGCAAATGCTGCATGGGTTCCACCATACGGCTCAGGCGCTACACTCTATATCAGACCATACATTATGGGAACAAACGCAGTAATCGGTGTAAAGCCTGCTGATGAGTATCAGTTCAGAATCCTTGTAACACCTGTAGGACCATACTTCAAGGGTGGCGCAAAGCCAATTACAATCCGTGTGTCAGACTTTGATAGAGCAGCACCTCACGGAACAGGACATATCAAGGCCGGACTCAACTATGCAATGAGTCTTCATGCCATTGTAGATGCACATGCACAGGGCTTTGCAGAGAATATGTACCTCGATCCTGCAACACGTACAAAGGTAGAGGAGACAGGTGGTGCAAACTTCATCTTTATCACAAAGGATGGCACATTTGTTACACCTAAATCAGACAGCATCTTGCCATCAATCACACGCCGTTCACTGATGGTAGTTGCAGAGAAGTACTTAGGACTCAAGGTTGAGCACAGAGAGGTGCTCTTTGATGAGGTAAAGGATTTTGCTGAGTGTGGACTTTGCGGAACAGCAGCAGTAATCTCACCGGTAGGAAAGATTGTAGACCACGGCAAGGAAATCTGCTTCCCAAGCGGTATGGATGAGATGGGACCTGTCACAAAGAAGCTTCGTGACACACTTACAGGCATTCAGATGGGCCATATTGATGGACCGGATGGATGGGTTCACGAGATTAAGTGTGATTAA
- a CDS encoding bifunctional folylpolyglutamate synthase/dihydrofolate synthase — MGNLDYTQVLNKIENTRRFGNEPGVVVTAQVIKVLREKGKQKRIIPYIHVAGTNGKGSVCAFFSSILKKEHMRVGTFVSPHLVDFEERITVDGRMIPKEDVTRLGNYLLDIDFGIGLTMFDYCLAMALLYFEEQQCDYMVIETGLGGRLDSTNAIGTPQCAVITKIGYDHMAILGSDIADIAAEKAGIIKENGTVVVEQQDKRAMQVIEQEAQKKHARIITVEQSDIARCSGYALRLCGTFQWENAAAAELAARYVLEKYYGGPEYEIQYDKTGPKSEKTDLNDRIKSALEEAVWPGRMEIVSKKPFLLVDGAHNSNGVDALKESLMQMYPGEKFCFFMGVMADKDYDVMIREILPLAEEFYTVTPDSDRALQASHLADFIRKEGVEATELSGVDEIRKHLKRDTKNVAFGSLYFIGELKQHRI; from the coding sequence ATGGGAAATTTAGATTACACACAGGTTTTAAACAAAATAGAAAACACACGCCGTTTCGGCAATGAGCCGGGAGTGGTGGTGACAGCACAGGTCATAAAGGTGCTGAGAGAAAAAGGAAAGCAAAAGCGCATAATACCGTATATCCATGTGGCAGGCACCAATGGAAAGGGCTCGGTGTGCGCTTTTTTTTCTAGTATATTAAAAAAAGAGCATATGAGGGTAGGCACGTTTGTATCACCGCATCTGGTGGATTTTGAGGAGCGCATCACGGTTGATGGGCGTATGATACCTAAGGAGGATGTCACACGGCTTGGAAACTATCTGCTTGATATAGATTTTGGCATAGGACTTACGATGTTTGACTACTGCCTTGCCATGGCTCTTTTGTACTTTGAGGAGCAGCAGTGCGATTATATGGTCATTGAGACAGGGCTCGGAGGCAGGCTTGACTCAACGAATGCAATCGGCACACCGCAATGTGCCGTTATTACAAAGATAGGCTATGACCATATGGCTATCCTTGGCAGTGATATAGCGGATATAGCGGCTGAGAAGGCCGGTATTATAAAGGAAAACGGCACAGTGGTGGTGGAACAGCAGGATAAACGTGCCATGCAGGTGATCGAGCAGGAAGCACAAAAAAAGCATGCACGGATAATCACTGTGGAGCAAAGCGATATAGCACGCTGCAGCGGCTACGCACTGAGGCTTTGTGGCACATTTCAGTGGGAGAATGCAGCAGCGGCAGAGCTTGCGGCGCGGTATGTGCTGGAAAAGTACTATGGCGGGCCGGAATACGAAATTCAATATGATAAGACAGGGCCAAAGAGCGAGAAAACAGACCTGAATGACAGGATAAAAAGCGCTCTTGAAGAGGCTGTGTGGCCGGGGCGCATGGAGATAGTATCAAAGAAGCCGTTTCTGCTAGTGGACGGAGCACACAACAGCAATGGAGTTGATGCGCTCAAGGAAAGCCTCATGCAGATGTATCCGGGGGAGAAATTTTGCTTTTTCATGGGGGTCATGGCTGATAAGGACTATGATGTCATGATACGTGAGATTTTGCCGCTTGCTGAGGAGTTTTATACAGTGACACCGGATTCAGACAGGGCACTGCAGGCATCGCACCTTGCAGATTTTATCAGAAAAGAGGGAGTTGAGGCAACAGAGCTTTCAGGAGTTGATGAGATAAGAAAGCACCTGAAAAGAGATACGAAAAATGTTGCATTTGGCTCATTGTATTTTATTGGGGAGCTTAAACAGCACCGGATATAA
- a CDS encoding DegV family protein gives MYKIIIDSCGELTDSLKKDGHFCNVALELDVDGYRIRDDESFDQHDFLRRVKESVKGPKSSCPSPEEYMQAFEGEADHVYVVTLSGKLSGSYNSAVLAVNLYNEEHEDCGKQIYVFNSRSASIGETLIGMKVQELEESGLSFDEVVKQTEEYISSMNTFFVLETLDTLRKAGRLSNLKAFVASTLNIKPVMGSTDEGSIQQLGQARGMKRALAKMVEDVVAATKDCEHRILAISHCNCPERAQYVKACLEKLARFKKIVIVDTAGISSMYANDGGIIIAV, from the coding sequence ATGTATAAGATTATAATAGATAGCTGTGGTGAGCTCACAGACAGCCTTAAGAAGGATGGACATTTTTGCAATGTGGCACTCGAGCTTGATGTTGACGGATACAGAATCCGCGATGATGAGAGCTTTGACCAGCATGATTTCTTAAGAAGAGTAAAGGAGAGCGTAAAGGGGCCAAAGTCGTCATGCCCGTCTCCTGAGGAATATATGCAGGCCTTTGAGGGAGAGGCTGATCATGTATATGTTGTCACACTTTCGGGCAAGCTCAGCGGCTCATACAACAGCGCTGTTTTAGCGGTCAATCTGTACAACGAGGAGCATGAGGACTGTGGCAAGCAAATCTATGTATTCAATTCCCGCTCAGCATCTATCGGCGAGACACTAATCGGTATGAAGGTACAGGAGCTTGAAGAGAGTGGACTTTCGTTTGATGAGGTTGTAAAGCAGACAGAGGAGTATATTTCTTCCATGAATACCTTCTTTGTGCTTGAGACACTTGATACATTAAGAAAGGCAGGACGATTAAGCAACCTGAAGGCTTTTGTGGCCAGCACTTTAAATATAAAGCCTGTCATGGGCTCAACCGATGAGGGCTCAATCCAGCAGCTTGGCCAGGCCAGAGGCATGAAGAGGGCACTTGCCAAGATGGTAGAGGATGTTGTGGCTGCCACAAAGGACTGTGAGCACAGGATTCTTGCAATTTCGCACTGCAACTGCCCGGAGCGTGCACAGTATGTGAAGGCTTGCCTTGAGAAGCTTGCCAGATTTAAGAAGATTGTCATTGTGGATACTGCCGGCATCTCAAGCATGTATGCAAATGACGGAGGCATTATTATAGCAGTATAA
- a CDS encoding YhgE/Pip domain-containing protein yields the protein MKKIFQIYLADLKRISTNVVAIVIIMGLGIIPALYAWFNIMSNWDPYGEEATSQMHIAVYSEDEGMSIGDLKLCMGDSVIKGLKENDAIGWIFTDSSKEALEYVYSGKCYAAFIVPKDFSSDMLSFLSGEPVNPQIEYYENSKKNAIATKITSKVKTTVQQSVNSSMVSTITEIASKSGELIVGDGKSGDNLAGTVVDKLKDMDTTLSTYAGMLDTFAMLTDSADSLIGSTQSLLPSVQGLIDGGQSSVSGMQSSVLSGAQTAQTITQMVDISLSNINSQLDVLENSIQLLNASGLADADTADISVSVASFDTVEQLAENTLVAIQGLKGVDSSQIEAVRNNIQSIKTQIKDLKSDTELTADKLKLLKESIKADVSSAKSAIDTLKNTFDHSVSPNLTGAVYDIEYALIETQSMLGSLDNSFPDIQKALDDYSAVLKSGNADIVNTRQYVQQIRDGLQNVTSGFDNLSNDEQFNEIVKLLRTDPTLIAQFVTSPLSMDEQKIYEISTYGSAMAPFYTVLALWVGGLITVALVKTKVKDTDDIKSLGKVNSVHKFFGRYITFFVIGQLQTLVTVLGDLFFVGIQCRHPFLFWCASALTSLVFTLLMYSLTAAWGNVGQAVAVVIMVIQVAGAGGTFPVEVLPQVYRALYKFMPFNYAMNALRECVGGMYRFDYCKDLAILLIFIAISLVIGLLLGRPFGRFNTAIEKSKKKSGLIL from the coding sequence ATGAAAAAAATATTTCAAATATATCTGGCTGACCTGAAACGTATATCCACAAATGTGGTTGCCATAGTCATTATTATGGGACTTGGCATCATCCCGGCTTTATATGCATGGTTTAATATTATGTCCAACTGGGATCCTTACGGAGAGGAAGCTACATCACAGATGCACATAGCAGTATATTCTGAGGATGAGGGGATGAGCATCGGTGATTTAAAGCTATGTATGGGAGATAGTGTCATAAAGGGACTGAAGGAAAACGATGCAATTGGCTGGATTTTCACAGACAGCAGTAAAGAGGCACTGGAGTATGTTTATAGCGGAAAGTGCTATGCAGCCTTTATTGTGCCGAAGGATTTTTCATCTGATATGCTTAGCTTCTTAAGCGGTGAGCCGGTCAATCCGCAGATAGAATACTATGAAAACAGCAAGAAAAATGCCATAGCCACAAAGATAACCTCAAAGGTCAAGACCACGGTGCAGCAGTCTGTAAACTCTTCAATGGTGAGCACGATTACAGAGATAGCGTCAAAGTCGGGAGAGCTCATAGTGGGAGACGGAAAATCAGGCGATAACCTGGCCGGAACAGTTGTTGATAAGCTAAAGGATATGGACACGACTCTTTCTACATATGCAGGCATGCTCGATACATTTGCCATGCTCACGGATTCAGCAGACAGCCTGATAGGCTCGACACAGTCACTGCTTCCGAGTGTGCAGGGGCTGATTGACGGGGGACAATCATCGGTAAGCGGCATGCAGTCATCGGTGCTTTCGGGGGCGCAGACAGCACAAACCATCACACAGATGGTCGACATAAGCTTATCAAACATAAACAGTCAGCTCGATGTGCTGGAAAACTCCATACAGCTCTTAAATGCGTCGGGATTAGCTGATGCCGATACTGCGGATATATCTGTTTCCGTGGCTAGCTTTGATACGGTAGAGCAGCTTGCTGAGAATACTCTTGTCGCCATTCAAGGCTTAAAGGGAGTTGATAGCTCGCAGATAGAGGCTGTCAGAAATAATATCCAAAGCATTAAAACACAGATAAAAGACCTTAAGTCTGATACTGAATTGACGGCAGATAAGCTAAAGCTTCTTAAGGAGTCGATAAAAGCGGATGTGTCAAGTGCCAAGTCTGCAATAGATACACTTAAAAATACATTTGACCACAGCGTGTCACCGAATCTCACAGGAGCGGTATATGATATAGAATATGCACTTATTGAGACACAGTCCATGCTTGGTTCTTTGGACAACAGCTTCCCGGATATACAAAAAGCACTCGATGATTATTCGGCAGTTCTTAAATCAGGAAATGCAGATATTGTAAATACCAGACAGTATGTACAGCAGATCAGAGATGGTTTGCAGAATGTTACATCAGGATTTGATAATTTGTCAAACGATGAGCAGTTTAATGAGATTGTAAAGCTGCTTCGGACAGATCCGACACTCATTGCGCAGTTTGTGACATCACCGCTGTCTATGGATGAGCAGAAGATATATGAGATATCCACATATGGCTCAGCCATGGCACCATTTTACACAGTGCTGGCTCTGTGGGTGGGAGGTCTGATAACTGTTGCACTTGTGAAAACAAAGGTAAAGGACACTGACGATATAAAATCACTTGGCAAAGTAAACAGCGTACATAAGTTTTTTGGCAGATATATCACATTTTTTGTGATAGGCCAGCTTCAGACACTTGTGACGGTGCTCGGTGATTTGTTCTTTGTCGGAATACAGTGCAGGCATCCGTTCCTTTTCTGGTGTGCAAGCGCACTGACAAGCCTTGTATTCACGCTTCTTATGTACTCGCTCACAGCAGCCTGGGGCAATGTGGGACAGGCTGTAGCAGTAGTCATCATGGTCATCCAGGTGGCAGGCGCAGGCGGCACATTCCCGGTTGAGGTGCTGCCACAGGTGTACAGAGCACTGTATAAGTTCATGCCGTTTAACTATGCCATGAATGCCCTAAGAGAGTGCGTGGGAGGCATGTACCGCTTTGATTATTGCAAGGATCTTGCGATTCTTCTTATATTTATAGCAATATCGCTTGTGATCGGACTGCTGCTTGGGCGTCCGTTTGGAAGGTTTAATACAGCTATTGAAAAAAGTAAGAAAAAGTCAGGCCTTATCTTATAA
- a CDS encoding YhgE/Pip domain-containing protein, with product MADILRIFKRDMCGIFRNVLVLIIVIGLCVLPALYAWFNIYANWDPYGNTGNIAIAVVNLDKGWTKNDSETVNMGDGVVESLKQKDTIGWKFVKSEEKAVEGVKSGRYYSALVIDEQFTYSMYHGVADNIENPRITYYLNDKKNAVATKITDSAASAVKSSINKQFIKVLAEQVFKETNVISDDMKEKDAVGQMTGKLEAVSESLAQYDAMIDTFIDGNKALSQVSKETGEALKDGQDKLAKGTDRLEESKNDLQSTRQSFDSFSADITSALAKVKSSIDDISKQISDANLSQDVNTIQSDVQNIKQSADALKGNIDTLEDKINKIKPDMDDTHVGTLISNIELVKEQTKSMIESTQSVDLSGKTQNSAETLKSVMSALLSTASAVNDTYTSQIVPQVDGMISSMSSVLDSMQTTLGNLSQTSGSMAQVFDGVDSTLDTLNMSMTQLKGVIESASDKINTTLDKLEAASEDEKADIIVNLLSGNPEKLGSFFSEPVQVSDNYIYEIANYGSGVAPFYTTLAIWVGMTILVSLVKVHADAKGLGKLKPSQLYFGRYLTFFLLSQVQTFIIVLGDLYLLKIQCVHPVSFIVTGAVTSLTFSLLIYSLTISFGDIGKALAVVVMVLQIAGSGGTYPIEALPSFFRAVYIFFPFPYAINAMRECIGGMYENTLGKCYITLLLFGAASLVIGLVIRKPFIRLNHFIEKRMEDTEML from the coding sequence ATGGCTGATATTTTAAGAATTTTTAAAAGAGATATGTGCGGCATATTCCGAAATGTGCTTGTACTCATTATAGTTATTGGACTTTGCGTGCTGCCGGCGCTGTATGCATGGTTTAATATCTATGCCAACTGGGACCCGTATGGCAACACCGGAAATATAGCAATTGCAGTAGTCAATCTGGACAAGGGCTGGACGAAGAATGACAGCGAAACTGTCAATATGGGCGATGGTGTGGTAGAGTCATTAAAGCAAAAGGATACTATAGGCTGGAAATTTGTTAAATCAGAGGAAAAGGCTGTTGAGGGTGTTAAGTCGGGCAGATATTATTCTGCACTTGTCATAGATGAGCAGTTTACCTACAGCATGTATCATGGTGTAGCTGACAATATTGAAAATCCAAGGATTACCTACTATCTCAACGACAAGAAAAATGCTGTTGCGACAAAGATAACGGACAGCGCAGCAAGTGCTGTTAAATCAAGTATTAATAAGCAGTTTATAAAGGTGCTTGCAGAGCAGGTATTTAAGGAGACCAACGTAATATCCGATGACATGAAGGAAAAGGATGCTGTGGGGCAGATGACCGGTAAGCTTGAAGCGGTATCAGAGAGTCTTGCGCAGTACGATGCCATGATAGATACGTTTATTGACGGAAATAAGGCGTTGTCACAGGTGTCTAAAGAAACGGGCGAAGCACTCAAAGATGGGCAGGATAAGCTTGCAAAGGGCACAGACAGGCTTGAAGAGAGTAAAAATGATCTGCAGTCCACCAGACAATCCTTCGACAGCTTTAGCGCAGATATCACGTCGGCATTAGCAAAGGTGAAGAGCTCGATTGATGATATATCAAAGCAGATTTCAGATGCAAATCTGTCGCAGGATGTAAATACTATTCAAAGTGATGTGCAAAATATTAAACAGTCAGCGGATGCTTTGAAAGGTAATATTGACACTCTTGAGGACAAAATCAACAAAATAAAGCCGGATATGGACGATACCCATGTCGGCACACTTATTTCCAATATAGAGCTTGTCAAGGAACAGACAAAGAGCATGATAGAAAGCACACAGTCTGTGGATTTATCGGGAAAAACACAGAATTCTGCAGAAACACTTAAGAGTGTAATGTCGGCTCTTTTATCGACCGCGTCAGCAGTGAATGATACATATACCTCACAGATAGTGCCACAGGTGGACGGCATGATAAGCAGTATGTCGTCTGTTCTTGATTCAATGCAGACCACACTTGGCAATCTAAGTCAGACATCAGGCTCCATGGCGCAGGTGTTTGACGGAGTGGACAGTACGCTTGATACACTTAATATGAGCATGACACAGCTTAAGGGAGTCATAGAATCAGCATCTGACAAGATAAATACGACACTCGACAAGCTTGAAGCAGCCTCTGAGGATGAAAAAGCTGATATCATAGTGAATCTGCTTTCGGGGAATCCTGAAAAGCTTGGCAGCTTCTTTTCAGAGCCGGTGCAGGTATCAGATAATTATATCTACGAGATAGCCAATTATGGCTCCGGAGTAGCACCTTTTTATACGACACTTGCCATATGGGTGGGCATGACTATACTTGTTTCGCTGGTAAAGGTTCACGCGGATGCCAAGGGGCTTGGGAAACTAAAGCCTTCACAGCTTTATTTTGGCAGATATCTGACATTCTTTTTACTGTCACAGGTACAGACTTTTATCATTGTGCTAGGTGATTTATACCTGCTTAAAATACAGTGTGTGCATCCGGTTTCATTTATTGTGACAGGCGCAGTGACAAGCCTTACATTTTCACTGCTCATATATTCTCTGACCATATCCTTTGGTGATATAGGAAAGGCACTGGCGGTGGTTGTCATGGTACTTCAGATTGCAGGAAGCGGCGGCACATATCCGATAGAGGCGCTGCCGTCATTTTTCAGGGCAGTGTATATTTTCTTCCCATTCCCATATGCGATAAATGCGATGAGGGAGTGTATAGGAGGTATGTACGAAAATACACTCGGCAAATGTTATATCACGCTTTTACTTTTTGGCGCAGCCTCTTTGGTGATAGGACTTGTGATACGAAAGCCGTTTATCAGACTCAATCATTTTATAGAGAAGCGTATGGAAGATACTGAGATGTTATAG